In Paramormyrops kingsleyae isolate MSU_618 chromosome 5, PKINGS_0.4, whole genome shotgun sequence, one DNA window encodes the following:
- the shisa8b gene encoding protein shisa-9 isoform X2 codes for MTAQDLPSLLLLALTLGGLSLAQTDKLPDAESLAANQTAEPSMPLDITLSTPGAEPEEDTVPPSGMRCRGYYDVMGQWDPPFNCSAGIYIYCCGTCFYRFCCRFKPHRLDQTSCSNYDTPIWANTGKPAVTIPISQDGHDHDKTHMIVYIICGVVAVMVLVGIFTRLGLEKRNNRQNDITSSRTLTELLKQPSGEVSMDGTPHLGANGMPGRMRRSRSEQYHLNEIPCSPYGLATPLAHPQASLHAPGVNLARYTSLKTIDTSSRGYYKSYPLIDFSQYRAPPSPFQPLPLQPKDKSYLCVTDINSPMSFSMPRGVSTRTKLTKTTTHPLLSNLDLAAWDHGKVHIHRQYSHPPQAVGRRLAHSGGRELSVETLPEMFSRSAVYRHVPLSPQPVHHHGQRAFLSNSRTEVTV; via the exons ATGACTGCACAGGACCTTCCATCGCTCCTGCTCCTTGCCCTGACGCTAGGCGGCCTCTCATTGGCCCAGACTGACAAACTGCCAGATGCGGAATCCCTGGCAGCCAATCAGACGGCAGAGCCCTCGATGCCCCTGGACATCACCCTATCGACACCTGGAGCGGAGCCGGAGGAGGACACGGTTCCGCCCTCTGGAATGAGATGCCGGGGCTATTATGATGTCATGGGTCAGTGGGACCCGCCCTTCAACTGCAGTGCCGGCATCTACATATATTGCTGTGGCACCTGCTTCTACCGCTTCTGCTGCCGGTTCAAGCCACACCGGTTGGACCAGACGTCCTGCTCCAATTATGACACGCCCATCTGGGCCAATACCGGCAAACCCGCAGTGACCATACCCATATCGCAGGATGGGCACGACCATGACAAGACCCACATGATCGTCTACATCATCTGCGGCGTGGTGGCAGTGATGGTGCTGGTGGGCATTTTCACCAGACTGGGTCTGGAGAAGAGGAACAACCGGCAGAATGACATCACCAGCTCCAG GACGCTGACTGAGCTGCTGAAGCAGCCCAGTGGGGAGGTGAGCATGGATGGGACGCCACACCTGGGTGCCAACGGGATGCCCGGCCGCATGCGGCGCAGCAGGAGCG aacagtACCACCTGAACGAGATCCCCTGCTCCCCGTATGGCCTGGCAACGCCGCTCGCCCACCCCCAGGCCAGCCTCCACGCACCAGGTGTTAATCTCGCCAGGTACACATCGCTCAAGACCATCG ATACCTCCAGCAGAGGGTATTATAAAAGTTACCCCTTGATAGACTTCTCCCAATACCGGGCTCCACCCTCCCCGTTCCAGCCACTCCCACTCCAACCCAAGGACAAGTCCTACCTGTGTGTGACGGACATCAATTCGCCGATGAGCTTCTCCATGCCCCGGGGAGTGTCCACGCGGACCAAACTGACCAAGACCACCACGCACCCTCTGCTCTCCAACCTAGACCTGGCCGCCTGGGATCACGGCAAGGTGCACATTCACCGGCAATATTCCCACCCCCCTCAGGCTGTTGGTCGACGCCTGGCCCACTCCGGGGGCCGTGAGCTCAGCGTGGAGACCCTGCCGGAGATGTTCTCCCGCTCGGCAGTCTACAGACACGTGCCCCTGTCACCCCAGCCCGTGCATCACCACGGGCAAAGGGCGTTCCTCAGCAACAGCAGGACAGAGGTGACCGTCTGA
- the shisa8b gene encoding protein shisa-9 isoform X1 — protein sequence MTAQDLPSLLLLALTLGGLSLAQTDKLPDAESLAANQTAEPSMPLDITLSTPGAEPEEDTVPPSGMRCRGYYDVMGQWDPPFNCSAGIYIYCCGTCFYRFCCRFKPHRLDQTSCSNYDTPIWANTGKPAVTIPISQDGHDHDKTHMIVYIICGVVAVMVLVGIFTRLGLEKRNNRQNDITSSSRTLTELLKQPSGEVSMDGTPHLGANGMPGRMRRSRSEQYHLNEIPCSPYGLATPLAHPQASLHAPGVNLARYTSLKTIDTSSRGYYKSYPLIDFSQYRAPPSPFQPLPLQPKDKSYLCVTDINSPMSFSMPRGVSTRTKLTKTTTHPLLSNLDLAAWDHGKVHIHRQYSHPPQAVGRRLAHSGGRELSVETLPEMFSRSAVYRHVPLSPQPVHHHGQRAFLSNSRTEVTV from the exons ATGACTGCACAGGACCTTCCATCGCTCCTGCTCCTTGCCCTGACGCTAGGCGGCCTCTCATTGGCCCAGACTGACAAACTGCCAGATGCGGAATCCCTGGCAGCCAATCAGACGGCAGAGCCCTCGATGCCCCTGGACATCACCCTATCGACACCTGGAGCGGAGCCGGAGGAGGACACGGTTCCGCCCTCTGGAATGAGATGCCGGGGCTATTATGATGTCATGGGTCAGTGGGACCCGCCCTTCAACTGCAGTGCCGGCATCTACATATATTGCTGTGGCACCTGCTTCTACCGCTTCTGCTGCCGGTTCAAGCCACACCGGTTGGACCAGACGTCCTGCTCCAATTATGACACGCCCATCTGGGCCAATACCGGCAAACCCGCAGTGACCATACCCATATCGCAGGATGGGCACGACCATGACAAGACCCACATGATCGTCTACATCATCTGCGGCGTGGTGGCAGTGATGGTGCTGGTGGGCATTTTCACCAGACTGGGTCTGGAGAAGAGGAACAACCGGCAGAATGACATCACCAGCTCCAG CAGGACGCTGACTGAGCTGCTGAAGCAGCCCAGTGGGGAGGTGAGCATGGATGGGACGCCACACCTGGGTGCCAACGGGATGCCCGGCCGCATGCGGCGCAGCAGGAGCG aacagtACCACCTGAACGAGATCCCCTGCTCCCCGTATGGCCTGGCAACGCCGCTCGCCCACCCCCAGGCCAGCCTCCACGCACCAGGTGTTAATCTCGCCAGGTACACATCGCTCAAGACCATCG ATACCTCCAGCAGAGGGTATTATAAAAGTTACCCCTTGATAGACTTCTCCCAATACCGGGCTCCACCCTCCCCGTTCCAGCCACTCCCACTCCAACCCAAGGACAAGTCCTACCTGTGTGTGACGGACATCAATTCGCCGATGAGCTTCTCCATGCCCCGGGGAGTGTCCACGCGGACCAAACTGACCAAGACCACCACGCACCCTCTGCTCTCCAACCTAGACCTGGCCGCCTGGGATCACGGCAAGGTGCACATTCACCGGCAATATTCCCACCCCCCTCAGGCTGTTGGTCGACGCCTGGCCCACTCCGGGGGCCGTGAGCTCAGCGTGGAGACCCTGCCGGAGATGTTCTCCCGCTCGGCAGTCTACAGACACGTGCCCCTGTCACCCCAGCCCGTGCATCACCACGGGCAAAGGGCGTTCCTCAGCAACAGCAGGACAGAGGTGACCGTCTGA